A stretch of the Actinoalloteichus fjordicus genome encodes the following:
- a CDS encoding carbohydrate ABC transporter permease, whose translation MTVDAPAVDRPAGDSGSEQPPPGGRESGSTTPRRRRPISLGTIALFLVTAALAVLWLMPLAWALLTSLKPEGETTAIPLRWLPTEWTLAAYESVIGGSDVGLWMFNSIFTATVTTVLVVLVSSMAAYGFARTTFPGRKLLLALTVMGIMVPPQVLIVPLFAEMVALGLVDTYWGVILPQVVAPAMVFILVKFFQGLPHELEEAAHMDGASRWRIYWQIIMPLSRPVLAAVSIFTFITTWNNFLWPFIVTTDPNAMTLPVGLIAVEGGYGLRYAEIMAASMIAALPLLIIFVLFQRQVVRGVAHTGLSGQ comes from the coding sequence ATGACCGTCGACGCCCCCGCAGTGGACCGTCCCGCCGGAGACTCGGGCTCCGAGCAGCCGCCGCCCGGCGGCCGTGAGTCGGGCTCGACGACACCTCGCCGCCGACGCCCGATCAGCCTCGGCACGATCGCCCTGTTCCTGGTGACCGCAGCCCTTGCCGTGTTGTGGCTGATGCCGCTGGCCTGGGCACTGCTCACCTCGCTCAAACCGGAGGGCGAGACCACCGCGATCCCCTTGCGCTGGCTGCCCACCGAATGGACGCTGGCGGCCTACGAGTCCGTGATCGGCGGCAGCGACGTCGGTCTCTGGATGTTCAACAGCATCTTCACCGCGACGGTGACCACCGTCCTGGTGGTGCTGGTCTCCAGCATGGCGGCCTACGGCTTCGCCAGGACGACCTTCCCCGGCCGGAAGCTGCTGCTGGCGCTGACGGTGATGGGCATCATGGTCCCGCCGCAGGTGCTGATCGTCCCGCTGTTCGCCGAGATGGTCGCCCTCGGTCTCGTCGACACCTACTGGGGCGTGATCCTGCCGCAGGTGGTGGCGCCCGCGATGGTGTTCATCCTGGTCAAGTTCTTCCAAGGCCTCCCGCACGAGCTGGAGGAGGCCGCGCACATGGACGGCGCGAGCCGGTGGCGCATCTACTGGCAGATCATCATGCCGCTGTCGCGCCCGGTGCTGGCCGCGGTGTCGATCTTCACGTTCATCACCACCTGGAACAACTTCCTGTGGCCGTTCATCGTCACCACGGACCCGAACGCCATGACCCTGCCCGTCGGCCTGATCGCCGTCGAGGGCGGTTACGGGCTTCGCTACGCCGAGATCATGGCCGCCTCCATGATCGCCGCACTGCCGTTGCTGATCATCTTCGTTCTCTTTCAACGCCAGGTCGTGCGCGGTGTCGCGCACACCGGTCTTTCCGGCCAATAG
- a CDS encoding arabinan endo-1,5-alpha-L-arabinosidase: MSATERPHHRRSRRAFRPATVLACLAMLVVPALPAAAVDQTRRAGHVSTTTGDDGLLGSLPVGDVVDPGPQQNYPLPGLVTGDLRAHDPSMVRTPEGYRLFATHDGVQLRTSPDRVNFQRNAAALASIPQWVYDRSPGGDVWAPDISYHNGTYWLYYSASTFGSNNSAIGLATSTSGQPGSWQDRGVVYSTNSGSNHNAIDPSLLVTGGNWWLSFGSHWTGIKLIRIDPATGLRHSTDRTVHSLASRPSAGGAVEAPYILEHDGDYFLFVSFDRCCAGTNSTYRIMVGRADNPTGPYRDRNGTAMTSGGGTQILASHQNIIGPGGQSVLRDSDGDLLVYHYYDANNSGIERLGVNLLGWDDQGWPYVY; this comes from the coding sequence ATGTCAGCAACGGAGAGACCGCACCATCGCCGATCACGCCGCGCGTTCCGCCCCGCCACCGTGCTCGCCTGCCTGGCGATGCTCGTCGTCCCGGCACTGCCCGCCGCCGCCGTCGACCAGACCCGGCGAGCGGGCCACGTCTCGACCACCACCGGAGACGACGGCCTGCTCGGCAGCCTGCCCGTCGGGGACGTCGTCGATCCGGGCCCGCAGCAGAACTACCCGCTGCCCGGCCTGGTCACCGGCGACCTGCGTGCCCACGACCCCTCCATGGTCCGCACCCCGGAGGGCTACCGCCTCTTCGCCACCCACGACGGAGTCCAGCTGCGGACCTCGCCGGACCGCGTGAACTTCCAGCGCAATGCCGCCGCGCTGGCCTCCATCCCCCAGTGGGTGTACGACCGCAGCCCCGGCGGCGACGTCTGGGCGCCGGACATCTCGTACCACAACGGCACCTACTGGCTGTACTACTCGGCGTCCACCTTCGGCAGCAACAACTCGGCCATCGGCCTCGCCACCAGCACCAGCGGCCAGCCGGGCAGCTGGCAGGACCGGGGTGTCGTCTACTCGACGAACTCGGGGTCGAACCACAACGCCATCGATCCCTCGCTGCTGGTCACGGGCGGGAACTGGTGGCTGTCCTTCGGCTCGCACTGGACCGGCATCAAGCTGATCCGCATCGATCCGGCCACCGGCCTGCGGCACAGCACCGATCGCACGGTGCACAGCCTGGCCTCCCGGCCCTCGGCGGGCGGCGCGGTCGAGGCGCCCTACATCCTCGAACACGACGGCGACTACTTCCTGTTCGTCTCCTTCGATCGCTGCTGCGCGGGGACCAACAGCACCTATCGGATCATGGTCGGCCGCGCGGACAACCCCACCGGCCCCTACCGCGACCGCAACGGCACTGCGATGACCAGCGGCGGCGGCACCCAGATCCTCGCCAGCCATCAGAACATCATCGGCCCCGGCGGCCAGAGCGTGCTCCGGGACTCCGACGGCGACCTGCTCGTCTACCACTACTACGACGCGAACAACTCGGGCATCGAACGGCTGGGAGTCAACCTTCTCGGCTGGGATGACCAGGGTTGGCCGTACGTCTACTGA
- the arfA gene encoding arabinosylfuranosidase ArfA: MRNPTESGSATATASFTLHPDFAVGEVHPHLFGSFVEHMGRCVYTGIYEPGHPSADEDGLRTDVLELIRELGVTLVRYPGGNFVSGYRWEDGVGPAEGRPRRLEQAWRSVETNQFGLSEFMNFTRKSGVDPMMAVNLGTRGVEAARQLVEYSNHPGGTELSDLRRAHGDEKPFDIRLWCLGNELDGPWQIGHKTAEEYGRLAAETAKAMRLVDPDLRLVACGSSHSGMPTFGSWEETVLGHTWEYVDYISCHAYYQEFDGDVDSFLASAVNMEHFIESVVASSDHVAAKLQSSKKLMISFDEWNVWYQSRQTAEKPEPWSVAPRLIEDNYTVTDAVVVGSLLIALLRHCDRVTAACLAQLVNVIAPIMTEPGGPAWRQSSFYPFADAAKHGRGRVLRVEPASPTHETAKYGEVDLLHATAVQGEDGTTTVFAVNRSTTEDLELAVDVRNLGDVRVLEHRVLADADRHASNTLAEPDRVRPTTREGSTTADGRLSAVLPPLSWNVIRLGS, translated from the coding sequence ATGCGCAACCCCACCGAGTCCGGTTCGGCGACTGCCACCGCCTCCTTCACCCTGCACCCCGACTTCGCCGTCGGCGAGGTGCATCCCCATCTGTTCGGCTCCTTCGTCGAGCACATGGGGCGCTGCGTGTACACCGGCATCTACGAGCCGGGGCACCCGTCGGCGGACGAGGACGGCCTGCGCACCGACGTTCTCGAGCTGATCAGGGAACTCGGCGTCACCCTGGTGCGGTATCCCGGCGGCAACTTCGTCTCCGGCTACCGCTGGGAGGACGGCGTCGGCCCGGCCGAGGGCAGGCCGCGCAGGCTGGAGCAGGCGTGGCGCTCGGTGGAGACCAACCAGTTCGGGTTGTCGGAGTTCATGAACTTCACCCGCAAGAGCGGCGTCGACCCGATGATGGCCGTCAACCTCGGCACCCGAGGCGTGGAGGCGGCCCGGCAGCTCGTCGAGTACAGCAACCACCCCGGCGGCACCGAGCTGTCCGACCTGCGGCGTGCGCACGGTGACGAGAAGCCGTTCGACATCCGGCTGTGGTGTCTCGGCAACGAGCTGGACGGCCCCTGGCAGATCGGCCACAAGACCGCCGAGGAGTACGGCAGGCTCGCCGCCGAGACCGCCAAGGCGATGCGGCTGGTCGACCCGGACCTGCGGCTGGTGGCCTGCGGCAGCTCACACTCCGGCATGCCGACCTTCGGCTCCTGGGAGGAGACCGTCCTCGGCCACACCTGGGAGTACGTCGACTACATCTCCTGCCACGCCTACTACCAGGAGTTCGACGGCGACGTCGACAGCTTCTTGGCCTCCGCCGTCAACATGGAGCACTTCATCGAGAGCGTGGTCGCCAGCAGCGATCACGTGGCGGCCAAGCTGCAGAGCTCGAAGAAGCTGATGATCTCCTTCGACGAGTGGAACGTCTGGTACCAGTCGCGCCAGACTGCCGAGAAGCCCGAGCCGTGGTCCGTCGCGCCGCGGCTGATCGAGGACAACTACACCGTCACCGACGCCGTCGTGGTGGGCAGCCTGCTGATCGCGCTGCTGCGGCACTGCGACCGGGTCACCGCCGCGTGCCTCGCCCAACTCGTCAACGTCATCGCCCCGATCATGACCGAGCCGGGCGGCCCGGCCTGGCGGCAGAGCAGCTTCTACCCCTTCGCCGACGCCGCGAAGCACGGCCGAGGCCGGGTGCTGCGCGTCGAGCCGGCCAGCCCCACCCACGAGACGGCGAAGTACGGCGAGGTCGACCTGCTGCACGCCACCGCCGTGCAGGGCGAGGACGGCACGACCACGGTCTTCGCCGTGAACCGGTCCACCACTGAGGACTTGGAACTGGCCGTCGACGTGCGCAACCTCGGCGACGTCCGCGTGCTGGAGCACCGGGTGCTCGCCGACGCGGACCGGCACGCGAGCAACACCCTGGCCGAGCCGGACCGGGTGCGCCCGACCACGCGCGAGGGCTCGACGACGGCCGACGGCCGGTTGAGCGCCGTGCTGCCGCCGTTGTCCTGGAACGTCATCCGGCTGGGCAGCTGA
- a CDS encoding mandelate racemase/muconate lactonizing enzyme family protein, producing MKISNVSTAVLGTPWRNLTYVIVETDEGLRGVGEVRMLNHTDALIGYLAEAVGNHVLGSDPFDIESLVSRMYHNDFGRAGEIVMSGIAVIEMACWDIIGKALDQPVYRLLGGAVRDKIKAYANGWYTVERTPEEFHAAARKVVDFGYQALKFDPFGPGRMELDHAETVRSIELVEAVRDAVGPEVELLVEMHGRFTSATASRIARLLRPYDPAWLEEPTPPDDIEALAKFSATAEAPVATGERLHTRHEFRQLFALQAADIIQADISHFGGILELKKLAATAETHHMMVAPHNVGGAVLTAANLHLAACTTNFKIQEHFNDFADSFVKDVAPGNPEVVDGYFALPTGPGLGIELDLDAVAEHPRQKVNFNLFKDGWQRRDTVTS from the coding sequence GTGAAGATCTCCAACGTCAGCACCGCCGTGCTCGGCACGCCGTGGCGGAACCTGACCTACGTCATCGTGGAGACCGACGAGGGTCTGCGCGGCGTCGGTGAGGTGCGGATGCTCAACCACACCGACGCGCTGATCGGCTACCTTGCCGAGGCCGTCGGGAATCACGTGCTGGGCAGCGATCCGTTCGACATCGAGTCGCTGGTGTCGCGGATGTACCACAACGACTTCGGCCGGGCGGGCGAGATCGTCATGTCCGGCATCGCCGTCATCGAGATGGCCTGCTGGGACATCATCGGCAAGGCGCTGGACCAGCCGGTGTACCGGCTGTTGGGCGGCGCGGTGCGCGACAAGATCAAGGCCTACGCCAACGGCTGGTACACCGTGGAGCGGACGCCGGAGGAGTTCCATGCCGCCGCCCGCAAGGTCGTCGACTTCGGTTACCAGGCACTGAAGTTCGACCCCTTCGGCCCCGGCCGGATGGAGTTGGACCACGCCGAGACGGTGCGCTCCATCGAGCTGGTCGAGGCCGTGCGGGACGCGGTCGGCCCCGAGGTCGAGTTGCTGGTGGAGATGCACGGCCGCTTCACCTCGGCCACGGCGTCCCGGATCGCCCGGCTGCTGCGCCCGTACGACCCGGCGTGGCTGGAGGAGCCGACCCCGCCGGACGACATCGAGGCGCTGGCGAAGTTCTCCGCGACCGCCGAGGCACCGGTGGCGACGGGGGAGCGGCTGCACACCAGACACGAGTTCCGGCAGCTCTTCGCCTTGCAGGCGGCCGACATCATCCAGGCCGACATCTCGCACTTCGGCGGCATCCTGGAGTTGAAGAAACTCGCCGCGACGGCCGAGACCCATCACATGATGGTGGCGCCGCACAACGTGGGCGGCGCGGTGCTCACGGCGGCCAACCTGCACCTGGCCGCCTGCACGACGAACTTCAAGATCCAGGAGCACTTCAACGACTTCGCCGACTCCTTCGTCAAGGACGTCGCACCGGGCAATCCCGAGGTCGTCGACGGCTACTTCGCCCTGCCCACCGGGCCGGGCCTGGGCATCGAGCTGGATCTGGACGCCGTGGCGGAGCACCCTCGGCAGAAGGTGAACTTCAACCTGTTCAAGGACGGGTGGCAGCGAAGGGACACGGTGACGTCGTAG
- a CDS encoding DUF397 domain-containing protein → MNKGPAPARWKTSTRTAGNGNCVEVGISPGLVGIRDTKNPDGGTLVVDQHAFAAFVASVKCAN, encoded by the coding sequence ATGAACAAGGGACCTGCACCTGCCCGATGGAAGACGTCGACGCGCACCGCCGGAAACGGAAACTGCGTCGAGGTCGGCATCTCGCCGGGCCTGGTCGGCATCAGAGACACCAAGAACCCCGACGGCGGCACCCTCGTCGTCGACCAGCACGCCTTCGCCGCCTTCGTGGCATCCGTGAAGTGCGCGAACTGA
- a CDS encoding DUF397 domain-containing protein has translation MADLQPALSAWRTARRSGGENCVEVGLGTGLVGIRDTKNRDGGTLVIDQRTFAAFIQKIAATRKQE, from the coding sequence ATGGCTGACTTACAGCCCGCCCTGTCTGCCTGGCGCACCGCGAGACGGTCCGGCGGCGAGAACTGTGTCGAGGTCGGGCTCGGTACGGGCCTAGTCGGTATCCGCGACACGAAGAACCGCGACGGCGGCACCCTCGTCATCGACCAGCGGACATTTGCCGCCTTCATCCAGAAGATTGCTGCCACTCGCAAACAGGAGTGA
- a CDS encoding helix-turn-helix domain-containing protein: MSRARSRTNRTARSRGLAASLHRSRTDAGMTIDDVAARTPDLSRSTIGRMETGERVPTPEETAVLLAAMGVGGSAASYVMDLARRASESHWWEGDRPGLSPLMQSWIDWEDQASGIVEWTLDVVPGLLQTAEYARQLAGAWASRPAEIEARVATRMARQTLLSRDTVSYDVVIDEAVLHRPIGGATLLVDQLRHLIRTAERPNISLQVLPTAATVRAHRGLIGSFIALQFSDKDDPLVQIEHISSAVIVDDPAEVEAHLAAHSTLTEMAMSPAESADLIRHVVKEME; the protein is encoded by the coding sequence ATGAGCCGAGCGCGATCCCGAACCAACCGAACCGCCCGATCGCGAGGGCTGGCGGCAAGTCTCCATCGCTCGCGCACCGACGCAGGGATGACGATCGACGACGTTGCCGCCCGCACTCCTGATCTGTCCCGGTCGACCATCGGACGAATGGAGACTGGCGAGCGCGTACCCACTCCAGAAGAAACAGCCGTATTGCTCGCCGCAATGGGAGTCGGTGGTAGCGCCGCGTCGTACGTGATGGACCTCGCTCGCCGGGCGAGCGAGAGTCACTGGTGGGAAGGGGACAGACCAGGGCTGTCACCGCTCATGCAGTCGTGGATCGATTGGGAGGATCAGGCCAGCGGCATCGTCGAATGGACATTGGACGTCGTGCCAGGACTGCTGCAGACGGCGGAGTACGCGCGGCAACTTGCAGGCGCATGGGCAAGCCGCCCAGCAGAGATCGAGGCGCGGGTTGCGACCCGTATGGCACGTCAGACGCTGTTGTCCCGAGACACGGTGAGTTATGACGTCGTCATCGACGAAGCAGTTCTTCACCGGCCGATCGGCGGCGCCACGCTCCTCGTCGATCAACTGCGGCATCTGATTCGCACGGCAGAGCGACCGAACATCAGCTTGCAGGTGTTGCCCACGGCGGCGACGGTTCGAGCGCACCGCGGCTTGATCGGGTCGTTCATCGCGTTGCAGTTCAGCGACAAGGATGACCCGCTCGTACAGATCGAGCACATCTCATCAGCCGTCATCGTCGATGATCCAGCCGAGGTGGAGGCTCACCTGGCAGCGCACTCTACGCTGACCGAAATGGCGATGAGCCCGGCCGAGTCCGCCGACCTCATCCGGCACGTTGTGAAGGAGATGGAGTAG
- a CDS encoding serine/threonine-protein kinase, translating to MDPLRDGDPRQVGAYRLRGRLGGGGMGQVFLGSSRSGRQVAVKLVRAELAEDVEFRRRFAVEVDAARRVGGFYTAQVVDAGPEDVPPWLVTAYIPGPSLQQAVEKHGPLPTEAVALLGAGLAEGLAAIHACGLVHRDLKPSNVILADDGPRVIDFGIARALDSTSHTLSRVVVGTPSFMSPEQARGQEIGPSSDVFSLGLILAFAATGRSPFGTGPAEAIVYRIVHDEPDLVGLPSRLAGTVRRCLAKDPGRRPSVADIIDELAEFGRTTTRWLPPTISTMIDERRMQTTIDLGSGPTAQQRRGGGTRLLDAQTGHPHRDSGRSTARRQDRAASTAALVLPLLCIPGLLFLTFEAAGALDERGAPIALLWTNLVLAVVEMALLVVGVLLLSQRQAAGRGIIVTVGIVVALHTLTPSLQAVLTGALVPIGDLRGLLVYVISPLTSVAAVAAVASARRSALAH from the coding sequence ATGGATCCCCTGCGCGACGGTGATCCACGCCAGGTGGGCGCCTATCGCCTTCGCGGGCGACTGGGCGGCGGCGGAATGGGGCAGGTCTTCCTGGGCAGCTCCCGCAGCGGCCGTCAGGTGGCGGTCAAACTGGTGCGTGCCGAACTCGCGGAGGACGTCGAATTCCGGCGCCGCTTCGCGGTGGAAGTCGACGCCGCCCGGCGGGTCGGCGGCTTCTACACCGCCCAGGTCGTCGACGCCGGCCCCGAGGACGTCCCACCGTGGCTGGTCACGGCCTACATCCCCGGCCCGTCCTTACAGCAGGCTGTCGAGAAGCACGGACCGCTTCCCACTGAGGCGGTCGCCCTGCTGGGAGCCGGACTGGCCGAGGGGCTCGCCGCGATTCACGCCTGTGGCCTGGTTCACCGAGACCTCAAGCCGTCGAACGTGATCCTCGCCGACGATGGTCCCCGCGTCATCGACTTCGGCATCGCGCGTGCGCTCGACAGCACCTCCCACACCCTCTCCCGCGTCGTCGTCGGCACCCCGTCGTTCATGTCTCCCGAACAGGCGCGCGGTCAGGAGATCGGTCCGTCCAGCGACGTGTTCTCGCTCGGTCTCATCCTGGCGTTCGCCGCCACCGGTCGCAGTCCGTTCGGCACCGGCCCTGCCGAGGCGATCGTGTACCGCATCGTCCACGACGAACCCGACCTCGTCGGCCTGCCGAGCCGTCTGGCGGGCACGGTGCGACGCTGCCTGGCCAAGGACCCCGGCCGCCGCCCCAGTGTGGCCGACATCATCGACGAGCTCGCTGAATTCGGTCGGACGACGACCCGCTGGCTCCCACCGACGATCTCGACGATGATCGATGAACGTCGCATGCAGACCACGATCGATCTCGGCTCCGGACCGACCGCGCAGCAGCGGCGCGGCGGTGGCACACGGCTGCTCGATGCTCAGACCGGACACCCTCACCGGGACTCGGGCCGCTCGACGGCGAGAAGGCAGGACAGGGCCGCATCGACAGCCGCGCTGGTGCTGCCCTTGCTGTGTATTCCGGGCCTGCTGTTCCTCACGTTCGAGGCCGCCGGGGCCCTCGACGAACGCGGAGCACCGATCGCGCTGTTGTGGACGAACCTGGTGCTCGCCGTCGTCGAGATGGCCCTACTCGTCGTGGGGGTGCTACTGCTGTCTCAGCGTCAAGCGGCCGGGCGCGGAATCATCGTGACGGTCGGGATCGTGGTCGCCCTGCATACTCTGACTCCCAGCCTGCAGGCGGTGCTGACCGGTGCGTTGGTGCCGATAGGCGATCTACGCGGGCTCCTCGTATACGTCATCTCTCCGTTGACTTCCGTTGCGGCGGTGGCAGCCGTCGCCAGCGCGCGGCGCTCGGCGCTCGCACACTGA
- a CDS encoding SMP-30/gluconolactonase/LRE family protein: MKATTVTGPLAHHGEGPVWNPQRGVLHWVDMLAGGVLTSDPSFDEVHRTEVGEVAAVVRPVRDGGLVVAVERGFALIPPGSDRPERLPEVWSDPSVRMNEGGCDPQGRFYVGSMAYGATPDRGRLFRLDPDGSVSVVLEPVTISNGLNWSLDGETVYYIDTPTGRVDAFDFDSGAGEFLNRRPLIEIDSEHGSPDGMAIDADGRLWVALWGGSAVHCYSTNGTLEEVVELPVRQVTACAFGGDALDTLYITTSRDGLSDPETDAGALFAVTPGVSGVPVLPFAGLTGRE; the protein is encoded by the coding sequence ATGAAGGCGACGACGGTCACCGGCCCCCTTGCCCATCACGGCGAGGGCCCGGTGTGGAATCCCCAGCGTGGCGTCCTGCACTGGGTGGACATGCTCGCGGGCGGGGTGCTGACCAGTGATCCGAGTTTCGACGAGGTCCACAGGACCGAGGTGGGCGAGGTCGCCGCGGTGGTGCGGCCGGTCCGGGACGGCGGGCTGGTGGTCGCCGTCGAACGCGGCTTCGCGCTGATCCCGCCCGGCTCGGACCGCCCGGAGCGGCTGCCCGAGGTGTGGTCGGACCCGTCGGTGCGGATGAACGAGGGCGGCTGCGATCCGCAGGGCCGGTTCTACGTCGGGTCGATGGCCTACGGCGCGACGCCGGACCGGGGCAGGCTGTTCCGGCTGGACCCCGACGGCTCGGTCTCGGTGGTGCTGGAGCCGGTGACGATCTCCAACGGCCTGAACTGGAGCCTGGACGGCGAGACCGTCTACTACATCGACACCCCCACCGGCCGGGTCGACGCCTTCGACTTCGACTCAGGCGCGGGCGAGTTCCTGAATCGCCGGCCGTTGATCGAGATCGACTCCGAGCACGGCTCGCCCGACGGCATGGCGATCGACGCCGACGGCAGGCTGTGGGTGGCGCTGTGGGGCGGTTCGGCGGTGCACTGCTACTCGACGAACGGGACGTTGGAGGAGGTCGTGGAGCTGCCGGTGCGGCAGGTCACCGCGTGTGCGTTCGGCGGGGACGCCCTGGACACCCTGTACATCACCACGTCTCGCGACGGCTTGAGCGATCCGGAGACCGACGCGGGCGCGTTGTTCGCGGTGACACCGGGGGTATCGGGCGTGCCGGTGCTGCCGTTCGCGGGGCTCACCGGGCGGGAGTGA